In the genome of Salipiger profundus, the window CTGAGCGACTGGTACCGTGCCACGGGCGGCGATACCGCGCAGGTAAACGGTATCACCGGCGCCAGCGTCGGCGCGGGCCGCAGTCTCGAGATCACGCTCGATCTGGCCGACGCGCTGTTCGATGCGGGCTACACGCTGCACATCGACGCGGCAGTCGAGGATATGCGCGACAGCCCGAACGAGGTGGCCGTGCCGCTGACGACGGCGGGCGCGGGCACGCCGGTGAGCGGGCGGCGCTACATCGCCAACTTCTCCTACGACATGTGAGGGGCAGGGCCATGATCCGTACACTCCATCGCTGGCCGGGTCTTCTGGCACTCGCGCTCGTCACGATCCTGAGCCTGAGCGGCGCTGCGCTCTCGGTCTTTCCGGCAGTCGAGCGCATCACCGCGCCGCAGGTGGAGACTGGCCTGACAGTCGCCACCCTCGCGGAGCGCATCCAGGTCGTCTATCCGGGCGTCGAGCAGATCCGGCGGTCGCCCTCCGGTCGGATCACCGCCTATTGGTTCGATCAGGGCGCGCCGGGTGCTGCCGTGATCGACCCGGCGACGGGCGCGGGCGTGGCCTCGGCCGACCCGAACCAGGCGCTTCGCTGGCTCACCAACTTTCATCGCTCGCTCTTCCTCGGGGATGGCGGGCGCATCGCCATGGCCGCCGGGGCCGCGGCGATGCTGGTCCTCTCGCTCTCGGGTGCTATGCTGGTCGTGCGACGGGCGGGCGGATGGCGGCACTGGTTCGCGTCCTTGCGCGGTCCGTTCACGGGCAGGCTGCATGTCGAGATCGCCCGGATCGCCGTCATCGGCCTCGTTCTGTCCTCCACCACCGCCCTCTGGATGACAGCCTCCACCTTCGATCTTTTGCCGGACGGTGGCGTCCTGCCGGCTGATCCCACCGAAGTGAGCGGAGAGATTGGGTTCGCTCTCGATCAGAT includes:
- a CDS encoding DUF2271 domain-containing protein yields the protein MKSLLATLALTTALTLPGLAMARPVTLTTTLNNYGGDGAYLALYVTDASGAYVGSLWMAGGKSKYYEHLSDWYRATGGDTAQVNGITGASVGAGRSLEITLDLADALFDAGYTLHIDAAVEDMRDSPNEVAVPLTTAGAGTPVSGRRYIANFSYDM